A stretch of DNA from Candidatus Palauibacter australiensis:
CTGTGGCGTCTGGCGATTCGCGTCTCGATCACTGCCGGAAACCGCGCCGTCTCGCGGCTGTTGCGTCTCCCGGTCGACTACTTCAGCCACCGGCTCGTCGGAGACCTGACCGCACGCATCCTCTCCATCGACAGGGTTGCGCAAGGCCTGTCGGAACGCTTCCTCGGCCTGCTGGTCGACGTCGCCATGAGCGTCGTATTCCTGGCGGTCATGCTGTGGTACGACGTGCCGCTGGCGCTCGCCGTGCTGGCCCTGGCGCTCCTGAACGCGCTGCTCCTGCGCCCGATCGCGCGGGCCCGGTCCGACGAGGCCGCCGCCCTGCGCCGCGAGCAGGGTCTGCTGATGGGTATCGGCACGATCATGTTGAATCAGGCCGACACCCTTCGCATGACGGCGGCCGAAGACCGCATGTTCGCCCGCTGGAGCGGCCACCAGGCGCGCGAACTGCAGGTGCGCCAGCGATTCTCCGAACTGAGCAACCTCATGGCCGCCGCGCCCGACCTGTTCACGATACTGGGGAGCGCCGCGGTGCTGGGCCTCGGGGCGACGAAGGTCATGTCCGGCGAGTTGACGCTGGGCGCGCTGCTCGCGTTCTACCTCGTGGCGACGATGTTCCTGGAACCGATCGGGCGTTTCGTCGAATTCGCCCACGAACGCCAGACGCTTCTGACCGACATGCAACGCCTGGACGACATCACGGAAACGCCGGTGGACCCGGGCCTGGCGCGCCGGGCGGAAGCGCCGCAGTCGATCGCCACCCTCCACGGGCATCTCCGGCTGGCGGGGCATGTGGAGTTGCGTGGAGTGACCTTCGGCTACAACCGGAACCGGCCCCCGTTGATCAATGACTTCAGTCTCGTCTTCAAGCCGGGGCAACGCGTCGCGGTGGTCGGCCCCAGCGGGTCCGGGAAGTCGACACTGTCCCACCTCGTCGCGGGCATCCTGCACCCGTGGTCGGGGGAGATCCTGTTCGATGGCCGGCCGCGCGACGAGATCCCCGACGAAGTGCTGTCGCGCTCCCTCTCGATGGTGGACCAGCGAATCGTCCTCTTCTCCGCCACCGTGCGCGACAACCTCACGCTGTGGAACCCCGCGGTGCTCGACGATGACGTCGT
This window harbors:
- a CDS encoding cysteine peptidase family C39 domain-containing protein, with the translated sequence MTPRGLRGASRGSKDPRGERRRRVRTPLFLQTHATECGAACLGSVLAHFGRWVPLTELRGTCEVGRDGSTAAGLKRAAERYGLEGSGWSVQVDRLKRMPMPMILFWEFNHFLVLEGFDRKWFYVNDPAAGHRKLSPQEFDAGFTGVTLQFRPGPAFEPGGAPSGLVRRLPLWLSGAGSGLAGAIVCGLMLAVLALAAPFAASLFVDRVVGDGEPWGLVVAGALAGAALLVYGVARLKQRFLWRLAIRVSITAGNRAVSRLLRLPVDYFSHRLVGDLTARILSIDRVAQGLSERFLGLLVDVAMSVVFLAVMLWYDVPLALAVLALALLNALLLRPIARARSDEAAALRREQGLLMGIGTIMLNQADTLRMTAAEDRMFARWSGHQARELQVRQRFSELSNLMAAAPDLFTILGSAAVLGLGATKVMSGELTLGALLAFYLVATMFLEPIGRFVEFAHERQTLLTDMQRLDDITETPVDPGLARRAEAPQSIATLHGHLRLAGHVELRGVTFGYNRNRPPLINDFSLVFKPGQRVAVVGPSGSGKSTLSHLVAGILHPWSGEILFDGRPRDEIPDEVLSRSLSMVDQRIVLFSATVRDNLTLWNPAVLDDDVVAAARDAAIHDDILSRPRGYATPVDEDGVNFSGGQRQRLEIARALVGNPTVLILDEATSALDAATEAHVDDALRRRGVSCLIVAHRLSTVRDCDQIIVIDEGVAVQRGTHDELMADTSGVYHRLVRTELAG